The Methylomicrobium lacus LW14 genome window below encodes:
- a CDS encoding type II secretion system protein GspD, giving the protein MNRFFLAIPILLMHVGCTSVNKKPDVNFSDSLALVHSVEPLPTLPKAVAESPKPHLPLASLSVVDAPAVEVLKALAKDLNLDFDVESDIQGPITMMANQRPIDEILNRMSDQVAMVWTFDAGRISVRSDRAFARVYSLPLVNATTHVISDSQFGDTNGLSGGNVSVKTQSEKNFWLSVSDGVKKILATEARTTSEQDTQNPKGALSKPDVGKTEVSLAPDLGLLTVVATTKQHRQVTDYINRLQIAAKRQVYVDVKMIEVKLDSSNELGIDWKSLKNKGLVSEGNFVGAAMASSPHLMIGYVAKNFEAHLRALGEQGKARMLSQPKLLVQNGQAASIRATDSLVYFTTMVSQAQTSSTGVITPPVVTTTPHTIDVGVTMTLMPAISSDGSVNLHIRPRVTRLVSYVKDPNPLLAEQHVESQVPQIEQREMESTMLVEPDKELVLGGLILEAKTKNYVGAPFSEQLPRWLSWLNWVVGYNKEQSNRSELVFLISCHVDNGVST; this is encoded by the coding sequence ATGAATAGATTTTTTCTGGCGATCCCTATATTGCTGATGCACGTCGGTTGCACTTCGGTGAATAAAAAACCGGATGTGAATTTTAGCGACAGTCTGGCACTCGTTCATTCCGTTGAGCCATTGCCGACGTTACCGAAAGCAGTTGCCGAATCGCCGAAACCTCACTTACCCTTGGCTTCCCTGAGCGTTGTTGATGCACCGGCAGTTGAGGTGCTAAAAGCCTTGGCGAAGGACCTCAATCTGGACTTTGACGTGGAAAGCGATATTCAAGGCCCGATTACCATGATGGCGAATCAACGCCCGATCGACGAGATCTTAAACCGGATGAGCGATCAGGTAGCGATGGTGTGGACCTTCGATGCAGGCCGAATTTCGGTGAGGTCCGATCGCGCATTTGCGAGGGTCTATAGCCTTCCGCTGGTGAATGCCACGACCCATGTGATCAGCGACAGCCAGTTCGGCGATACAAACGGGTTGAGCGGGGGAAATGTTTCAGTCAAAACCCAATCGGAGAAAAATTTCTGGTTGTCCGTGTCGGACGGCGTAAAAAAGATCCTCGCGACCGAGGCAAGGACAACTTCCGAACAAGACACCCAGAATCCGAAAGGCGCCTTGTCCAAACCGGACGTCGGGAAAACCGAAGTGTCCTTGGCGCCCGACCTGGGGTTGTTGACGGTCGTGGCTACCACCAAACAACACCGGCAGGTGACCGATTACATCAATCGGTTACAAATTGCCGCGAAAAGGCAGGTTTATGTCGACGTAAAGATGATCGAGGTTAAGCTCGACTCCTCGAACGAATTGGGAATCGATTGGAAATCGCTGAAAAACAAGGGGCTGGTTTCCGAGGGAAATTTTGTTGGCGCCGCCATGGCATCAAGCCCGCATCTGATGATCGGGTATGTGGCCAAGAACTTCGAGGCGCATTTGCGCGCACTGGGGGAGCAAGGCAAGGCTCGGATGCTAAGCCAGCCCAAGCTGCTGGTCCAGAACGGGCAAGCGGCCAGCATCCGTGCGACCGATTCGCTGGTTTATTTTACGACGATGGTTAGCCAGGCCCAAACCTCGAGCACCGGCGTCATCACGCCTCCCGTCGTGACGACGACACCGCACACGATTGACGTAGGCGTTACGATGACGTTGATGCCGGCGATTTCGAGCGATGGCAGCGTCAATCTCCACATCCGGCCGCGGGTGACGCGTTTAGTCAGCTATGTGAAAGATCCGAATCCGTTGCTTGCCGAACAACACGTCGAATCTCAGGTTCCGCAAATCGAGCAGCGTGAAATGGAAAGCACGATGCTGGTCGAACCCGATAAAGAACTGGTTTTAGGGGGACTCATCTTGGAAGCCAAGACCAAAAACTATGTCGGCGCGCCCTTTTCCGAGCAGCTACCACGTTGGCTTTCTTGGCTGAACTGGGTCGTCGGCTACAACAAAGAACAATCCAACCGCTCGGAGCTGGTTTTTTTGATTTCCTGCCATGTTGATAATGGGGTATCGACTTGA
- a CDS encoding GspE/PulE family protein translates to MRLGQILINKGVLDNEEREIALFEQPRTGKRFGETCLAMGLLSEDQLVRGLAEQYQLQTIHLLDGLAEEPLLSANVATQHRILPLLIKNKQVFVIDDPTKIHVADIIRKETKLTQIDLRLATSKLIDEGLVKIYGGDSLWIRSLFHTGLENQVVEIVEAVLTHGVRMGASDIHFVPGCGITRLYYRIDGVMQHVKSLHVDLNAGVANYLKVLSGCDIANTRLPQDGQFERLFGDKKISFRLSFLPTQVGESIVIRALLHGDALALEEMDLVSDDREALYNICRKSAGGGLIVVSGPTGSGKTTLLAALAKHLLKGDRMSAVSLEDPPEYRLPGVRQCAVSDKLSWASGLKSILRHDPDLIIIGEIRDEETAVLAVSAALTGHRVLTTIHCHSAAGVQNRFLELGASAQTFDRVIKGIISTRLFRRVCHCVHERSQETECRLCRGSGYSGRIAAMEIIETCSGYQAPLVSLENRARELVQQQVTSKQELIRVLGIDL, encoded by the coding sequence ATGCGATTAGGCCAGATTTTGATAAACAAAGGCGTTCTCGATAATGAGGAACGCGAGATTGCGCTGTTCGAACAGCCTAGGACAGGCAAGCGCTTTGGGGAAACTTGCCTGGCAATGGGTTTATTGAGCGAAGACCAGCTTGTGCGCGGACTTGCCGAGCAATATCAATTACAGACGATTCATCTCCTTGACGGACTTGCCGAGGAGCCGCTCCTCTCTGCCAACGTTGCAACGCAGCATCGCATTTTGCCACTGTTAATCAAGAACAAACAGGTCTTCGTCATAGACGATCCGACCAAAATTCATGTCGCGGACATCATTCGAAAAGAGACAAAACTCACCCAGATCGACTTGCGGCTGGCCACTTCAAAATTGATCGACGAAGGGTTAGTGAAGATATACGGCGGCGACTCGCTGTGGATCCGCTCGCTTTTTCATACCGGCCTCGAAAACCAAGTGGTTGAAATCGTCGAGGCCGTTTTGACGCATGGCGTTCGCATGGGCGCGTCGGATATTCATTTTGTGCCCGGCTGCGGCATCACGCGTTTATATTACCGAATTGATGGGGTAATGCAGCACGTCAAATCGCTGCATGTCGACTTGAATGCCGGGGTAGCAAATTATTTGAAGGTGTTAAGCGGCTGCGATATTGCGAACACGCGCTTGCCCCAGGACGGTCAGTTTGAACGGTTATTCGGCGATAAAAAGATATCGTTCCGGCTCTCGTTTCTCCCTACCCAGGTAGGAGAATCCATTGTCATTCGCGCGTTATTGCATGGGGACGCGTTGGCGTTGGAGGAAATGGATCTGGTCAGCGATGATAGGGAAGCTCTGTATAACATCTGCCGCAAAAGTGCTGGCGGCGGGCTTATTGTGGTGTCGGGACCGACTGGCAGCGGCAAGACAACCCTCCTGGCGGCGTTGGCCAAGCACCTTTTGAAAGGCGACAGAATGTCTGCCGTTTCGCTGGAGGATCCGCCTGAGTACCGGCTTCCCGGGGTTCGCCAGTGCGCGGTTTCTGACAAACTTTCGTGGGCTTCAGGTTTAAAAAGCATTTTGCGGCACGATCCGGATCTGATCATCATCGGCGAGATCCGTGATGAGGAAACCGCGGTGCTTGCGGTTTCGGCCGCGTTGACGGGTCATCGGGTTCTGACCACCATCCATTGTCATTCAGCCGCCGGCGTCCAGAATCGATTCCTCGAATTGGGCGCCTCCGCGCAAACTTTCGACAGGGTCATCAAGGGCATTATTTCAACTCGATTGTTCAGGCGCGTTTGTCATTGCGTCCACGAACGAAGCCAAGAAACCGAATGCCGGCTGTGTCGGGGTTCAGGCTACAGCGGCCGCATCGCCGCAATGGAGATCATCGAGACGTGCAGTGGTTATCAAGCGCCCCTTGTTTCCCTGGAAAATCGCGCTCGCGAGCTGGTACAGCAGCAGGTAACCTCAAAACAGGAATTGATACGTGTTCTCGGGATAGACCTATGA
- a CDS encoding type II secretion system protein produces the protein MLIEKNFGFTLLELSIALAVVGILTADLGLPLASRMIERNQAKQNEQMIKDAKSALIGFAIKNGRLPRPAVSAFDGSEASGCVGDNGQCRGFLPWTTISLSRMDPYGQLLSYSVSENLAVAVDNSSEGNLQISTRTMKGEEIALSTSAAAVIVSHGKRNWGTQGNGEARADLSASNRDEDSNAVGAQYFQRPALDQPNFPGGEFDDVVEFLSTELLIGKMAGSDGTDHFLSR, from the coding sequence ATGCTGATTGAAAAAAATTTTGGATTTACCTTACTAGAACTTTCAATCGCCCTGGCTGTGGTTGGGATTTTAACCGCGGATCTCGGTCTTCCGCTTGCATCTCGAATGATTGAGCGCAATCAGGCCAAACAGAATGAGCAAATGATCAAGGATGCCAAATCCGCTCTCATCGGGTTTGCGATCAAAAACGGCCGTCTGCCCAGGCCTGCGGTTTCCGCATTTGATGGTAGCGAGGCGTCTGGCTGTGTTGGCGACAACGGCCAATGCCGGGGTTTCCTGCCTTGGACCACGATTTCCCTGTCCAGGATGGATCCCTACGGCCAACTCTTAAGCTATTCCGTTTCGGAAAACCTCGCTGTCGCAGTCGATAACAGCAGCGAGGGCAATCTGCAAATTTCTACCAGGACGATGAAAGGCGAAGAGATCGCGTTGAGCACATCGGCGGCGGCAGTCATTGTCTCACACGGAAAACGAAACTGGGGAACACAGGGAAATGGCGAAGCGCGAGCTGACTTATCCGCGTCCAACCGGGACGAGGACAGCAATGCAGTCGGCGCCCAATATTTCCAGCGGCCTGCGCTGGATCAGCCAAATTTTCCCGGCGGCGAATTTGATGATGTGGTCGAGTTTTTATCGACCGAGCTTTTGATCGGAAAAATGGCCGGTAGCGATGGCACCGACCATTTCCTGTCTCGCTGA
- a CDS encoding excisionase translates to MSALIPLEKWNITKFEGRYTPNTLRAWARNGCITPPAQKVGRDWLVQSDATFQKPQRTIRIPQAVDFNVEPVDTVVMAILGK, encoded by the coding sequence ATGAGTGCATTGATACCACTAGAAAAGTGGAATATTACGAAATTTGAGGGGCGATACACTCCCAATACATTGCGAGCTTGGGCCAGAAATGGCTGCATAACGCCACCGGCTCAAAAAGTGGGTCGAGATTGGCTCGTGCAGAGCGATGCAACTTTTCAAAAACCGCAAAGGACTATTCGGATTCCGCAAGCCGTTGACTTCAATGTGGAGCCAGTTGATACGGTTGTAATGGCCATCTTGGGCAAATAG
- a CDS encoding type II secretion system protein, which produces MKKNGLNTPSISGQAGFTMIEISIGLVVTGLLIAGVLRGGEFINSAKQKALINQIQSLKSAVTLSSENPRVTGLLGDGAFIPSGEFVSVDGNKDGIIDQAESLQATKWLRNLRLIDGNENSTHVQNPFGGQTFLRSFYTDNSGAVEVCATNIPTSVLIELDKKLDGISGQMLWFGNFRGAPTPANATQDDVDAIAAQILAGTYSAPDPSTNENTPGFFCMSI; this is translated from the coding sequence ATGAAAAAAAATGGTTTGAATACCCCATCCATTTCCGGGCAGGCCGGCTTCACAATGATCGAAATCTCAATCGGTCTGGTTGTGACCGGGCTTTTGATCGCCGGCGTGCTGAGAGGGGGCGAATTCATCAATTCCGCCAAACAAAAGGCGCTCATCAATCAGATTCAATCCCTGAAAAGTGCGGTGACGCTCAGCTCGGAAAATCCCCGGGTAACCGGTTTGTTGGGGGATGGCGCGTTCATCCCTTCGGGGGAATTCGTCTCGGTCGACGGGAACAAGGACGGGATCATCGATCAGGCAGAGTCTCTGCAGGCGACGAAGTGGCTCAGAAACCTGAGGCTCATTGACGGAAATGAAAACTCGACGCATGTTCAAAATCCCTTTGGCGGGCAAACATTCTTGAGAAGTTTTTACACGGATAATTCGGGGGCCGTGGAAGTTTGTGCAACCAATATTCCGACCAGTGTATTGATTGAGTTGGACAAAAAGTTGGACGGAATCAGCGGACAGATGTTGTGGTTCGGCAACTTCCGTGGGGCACCGACGCCGGCGAATGCAACCCAAGATGACGTTGATGCAATTGCCGCTCAAATTCTTGCAGGCACTTACTCTGCACCGGACCCCAGCACTAACGAAAACACGCCCGGATTTTTCTGCATGTCCATCTAA
- a CDS encoding TetR/AcrR family transcriptional regulator: MGTKSQKQFNRENLLSQGVALLMRQGYHGTGLKEILDAVQIPKGSFYNYFGSKERFAAEVIQHYIEPFIRQLDGHLQNQDGDALAAIKRYFDELIAALEQGNFQGGCLLGNLMGEVGDTSDLCRASLQEAVRRYRDLLMQGLLTAQRQGTVRTDKPAEAMADLLVNAWQGALLRMKIEQSSEPLKQCCNDLLGDYFKT; encoded by the coding sequence ATGGGCACTAAATCGCAAAAGCAGTTCAACCGCGAGAATCTGCTAAGCCAGGGTGTGGCCTTGCTGATGCGGCAGGGGTATCACGGCACCGGGCTGAAGGAGATTCTCGATGCGGTGCAGATTCCGAAGGGGTCTTTTTACAATTATTTCGGCAGCAAGGAGCGTTTCGCGGCCGAAGTGATCCAACACTACATCGAGCCGTTCATCCGGCAGCTGGACGGCCATTTGCAAAACCAGGATGGCGATGCGCTGGCCGCGATCAAGCGTTATTTCGACGAACTGATCGCCGCGCTTGAGCAAGGTAATTTCCAAGGCGGCTGCCTGCTCGGCAATCTGATGGGCGAGGTCGGCGACACCAGCGACCTGTGCCGGGCGTCGCTGCAAGAGGCCGTGCGCCGCTACCGTGATTTGTTGATGCAAGGGCTGTTGACCGCGCAGCGGCAGGGCACGGTCAGAACCGATAAACCAGCCGAAGCGATGGCCGATCTGTTGGTCAATGCCTGGCAGGGCGCTTTATTGCGCATGAAAATTGAACAGTCATCCGAGCCGCTGAAGCAGTGCTGCAACGATTTGCTCGGCGATTATTTCAAGACCTGA
- a CDS encoding type II secretion system F family protein, translated as MSRFTYVAVNSADFKRLTEGEAEASDIEELERMLIERGLLLMDARPAKKWRIFKHAISMNDNERAEFLESVGEMLESGIPIGEALEEMIESEVKQKTASSRLAEKLFDGVTRGEPLSVCVAREARAMDPVSAGLIQAGETSGDMGTALLCAAKILRRRVEVKSKILHALIGPLLTSLAALTALGVWIIYLVPRFIAFLADAGVKPPEHITFLGEVSRLCTLHWQLILGIGLGITILLLLILRVEAAKMVISRYVGWIFAAYRMSERVQLLAMIGGLYRAGISLDKAVDLSASTAADPILKKGLDRVSRGLHLGKSFGEMLCEFGLFPQQTLKIVRIGEKSGMLGAALLRAESLLSKRLQKRIDSLLGALPQVLILILGGMFAAMVCGVVLPIYDAVSTIQ; from the coding sequence ATGAGCCGTTTTACGTATGTTGCCGTCAACAGTGCCGATTTCAAGCGCTTGACGGAAGGCGAAGCGGAGGCGTCCGATATTGAAGAACTGGAGCGCATGCTGATCGAACGCGGACTTTTGTTAATGGATGCTCGCCCAGCGAAAAAATGGCGGATTTTCAAACATGCCATTTCGATGAACGACAATGAACGAGCTGAATTTTTGGAGTCGGTTGGCGAAATGCTCGAGTCTGGCATTCCGATTGGAGAAGCGCTCGAAGAAATGATTGAGAGCGAAGTCAAGCAGAAAACCGCCTCTTCGAGATTAGCTGAAAAATTGTTCGACGGGGTAACGCGAGGGGAACCGCTGTCCGTTTGTGTTGCCCGTGAAGCGCGGGCGATGGACCCGGTTTCGGCCGGTTTAATTCAAGCTGGCGAGACATCGGGCGACATGGGAACCGCCCTGCTCTGCGCGGCTAAAATTTTACGTCGCCGCGTGGAGGTTAAATCAAAGATTCTTCACGCGTTGATTGGCCCGCTCTTGACTTCACTTGCCGCTTTGACAGCCCTCGGAGTCTGGATCATTTATTTGGTACCGCGTTTCATCGCCTTTCTGGCTGATGCCGGCGTAAAGCCTCCGGAGCACATTACATTTTTAGGCGAGGTCTCCCGGCTCTGCACGTTGCATTGGCAATTGATTTTGGGTATTGGGTTGGGAATCACCATTCTTTTGCTGCTTATCTTGCGAGTCGAGGCGGCCAAAATGGTGATAAGCCGATACGTTGGGTGGATTTTTGCCGCTTATCGGATGAGCGAGCGCGTTCAGCTGCTGGCCATGATCGGCGGATTGTATCGTGCGGGCATTTCGCTCGACAAGGCGGTCGATCTTAGCGCATCGACGGCTGCCGACCCTATTCTAAAAAAAGGCCTCGATCGGGTCAGTCGCGGTCTTCATTTGGGTAAAAGTTTTGGAGAGATGTTGTGCGAATTCGGGCTATTTCCCCAACAAACGTTGAAGATTGTCAGGATAGGCGAAAAATCGGGGATGTTGGGCGCGGCCCTCTTACGTGCCGAATCCCTTCTTTCAAAACGATTGCAAAAGCGGATTGACAGTCTGCTCGGCGCTCTTCCCCAGGTTTTGATATTGATCCTGGGTGGTATGTTTGCGGCAATGGTATGCGGCGTGGTGTTGCCGATTTACGACGCCGTTTCAACCATCCAATAA
- a CDS encoding tyrosine-type recombinase/integrase, translated as MSRRRSLPHSDLSKIPNLYRKLDKRTGRLSFQYKDPRNGTFWGLGTDEDIAKNRAKQLNAAIYAQLAQSATDNIMANQSSNKAGGIPFNKWIEEYLKVTKDRLQTGEIKQNTYRTRIHLAKCLGTIFCDTGIKDITVKDIVKNLESYRASGKERMAQALRSTLVDVFMEAIQAGEAEANPAAMTKNKPVRVKRARLTLDVWQSIFDAAEYLQPWVQNAMLLALITGQRVEDIAIARFKRDPEWDAAFVAFIQEKPYPIKAYSFIEGDFLHVPQQKTRTLLKIPLQLRLECIDTSLGDVIARCQKHSLSPFLIHHTKRGFKQEIGDPVHKNTVSKGFQKAREKSGIIWTGYPPTFHEQRSLAERLYRDQGIDTQRLLGHKSAKMTAVYNDSRGAEWLEIAIK; from the coding sequence ATGTCACGTCGCCGATCTCTACCCCATAGTGATCTGAGTAAGATCCCCAATCTTTATCGCAAACTCGATAAACGGACTGGTCGCCTCTCATTTCAATACAAGGACCCTCGAAACGGCACGTTCTGGGGGCTTGGCACAGATGAAGACATCGCCAAAAATCGCGCTAAACAGTTGAATGCTGCGATTTATGCCCAACTGGCACAATCAGCAACAGACAATATCATGGCCAATCAATCATCCAATAAAGCAGGCGGCATACCTTTTAATAAGTGGATTGAAGAGTATCTAAAAGTCACTAAGGACCGTTTGCAAACTGGCGAGATTAAGCAAAACACCTATCGAACAAGGATTCACCTAGCAAAATGCCTTGGCACCATTTTTTGTGATACTGGCATCAAAGACATCACGGTAAAAGATATCGTAAAAAATCTGGAGTCTTATCGGGCCTCCGGAAAAGAACGCATGGCGCAAGCATTGCGCTCGACCTTGGTAGATGTTTTTATGGAGGCGATACAAGCAGGCGAAGCCGAAGCCAATCCCGCAGCCATGACCAAGAATAAGCCAGTACGAGTGAAACGGGCAAGACTTACGCTCGACGTTTGGCAAAGCATCTTTGATGCTGCTGAATATCTCCAGCCATGGGTGCAAAATGCAATGCTTTTGGCGCTGATTACAGGACAGCGCGTAGAAGATATTGCTATCGCACGTTTCAAGCGCGACCCGGAGTGGGACGCCGCATTTGTAGCGTTCATCCAGGAAAAACCATATCCGATCAAAGCCTACTCCTTCATTGAAGGTGATTTTTTGCATGTACCGCAGCAAAAAACACGCACTTTGCTGAAAATCCCATTACAACTCCGCTTGGAATGCATTGACACTAGTCTTGGGGATGTTATAGCAAGATGCCAAAAACACTCCCTTTCGCCCTTCCTGATCCATCATACCAAACGTGGATTTAAGCAAGAAATTGGCGATCCGGTACACAAAAACACTGTCAGCAAAGGATTTCAGAAAGCACGGGAAAAATCAGGCATTATCTGGACGGGATATCCACCAACATTCCACGAGCAACGGTCACTAGCAGAACGTCTATATCGCGATCAGGGCATTGATACACAGCGATTACTTGGTCACAAATCCGCAAAAATGACGGCTGTTTACAATGATTCCAGGGGAGCTGAATGGCTTGAAATCGCTATTAAGTAG
- a CDS encoding DUF4242 domain-containing protein, which yields MPKYIIERDIPNAGALTVEQLQGISQKSCSVLQAMGPKIQWLQSYVTGDKVYCVYIAPDEASIKEHAEKGGFPANRISEVKTIIDPTTAESHS from the coding sequence ATGCCAAAATACATCATCGAACGCGACATTCCGAACGCCGGCGCCTTAACGGTCGAGCAACTGCAAGGCATCTCGCAAAAGTCGTGCAGCGTGCTGCAGGCGATGGGGCCAAAAATCCAGTGGCTGCAAAGCTATGTAACCGGCGACAAGGTCTATTGCGTGTATATCGCACCCGACGAGGCCAGCATCAAGGAACATGCCGAGAAAGGCGGCTTTCCGGCGAATCGGATTTCCGAGGTCAAGACGATCATCGATCCGACTACCGCCGAAAGCCATTCATAA